The Pelagicoccus albus genome includes the window CCTACTTTCGGCAAGCTGATCAACCAGGCGAAAACCAAAATCCAAGGTTTCTACGACGAGGCTTTGGCTGGAATCGAGCAGGCGGAGCTCGCTGCTCGTATCGGGCCTGCTATCGACCCATCATTACCCTCACCCAATGCGGCTCTGGGCAGCCAACATCCGTTGACCAAGGTCCGCGAAGAGATCTGCAGCATCTTTAAGCAAATCGGTTTTACTGTGACCGAAGGCACGGAAGTGGAAACTGAATACTTCTGCTTCGACGCCTTGAACACTCCCGCAGACCATCCTGCTCGCGACCTGCAAGACACCTTTTATCTGCCAAACGATGCCCAATTCGGCAACGTATCCAAAAAGGCGGACGAACGCTATTTGCTGCGTACGCATACTTCTTCAGTGCAGATCCGTACCATGCTGAAGGAAAAGCCGCCGTTGCGAATCATTTCGCCAGGTCGCTGTTTCCGTCGCGATACGGTTGACGCCACTCACAGCGCGAACTTCCATCAGATAGAAGGTCTCTTCATCGATGAAGACGTAACGGTTCGAGACCTGAAAGCGATTCTTGACTACTTCTTCGAGCGATTGCTGGGGAAGGGGACCAAGACGCGATTCCGTCCCCACTTTTTCCCGTACACAGAACCCAGTTTCGAAGTCGACTTTTCTTCCAGCCATCTCGCCAAGCTAGGTAGTGATTGGGTGGAGATCGCTGGTTGTGGAATGGTCGAGCCTGCCGTTTTGGATTCGGTTGGAATCGATCAAGAAAAATACTCCGGCTTCGCTTTCGGTATGGGGATCGAACGCATCGCAATGATCCTGTACGGAATCGATGATATCCGTTACTTCTACCAAAACGACGCCCGATTCCTCTCCCAGTTCGCTTAAGAACTCCAGTATCCAAAAATTCAAAACTTTATTCTACTGTGAAAGTATCACTCAAATGGCTTAAGCGTTACGTAGACCTCGACGAGACTCCAGAAGAGCTCGCAGCGTCGTTGACTCTCCTCGGTTTCGAGGTGGACGACATGGAAACCACTGGAGTCCCTCAACTCGAAAACGTAGTAGTGGGCGAAGTGCTGCAGCGTGACCAGCATCCCGACGCTGACAAGCTCGGCGTTTGCCGTGTGGACTGCGGCCCTGAAGCGGGCGAAAAGTCGATCGTGTGTGGAGCCAGCAACTACAAGGTTGGAGATCGCGTAGTTGTTGCGTTGCCGGGCGCTGAATTACCAGGCGGTTTCAAGATCAAGCCCTCTAAGCTCCGTGGTGTTCCCTCCGACGGCATGATGTGTGGAGCGAGTGAGATCGGAGCTGGAAATGACAATTCTGGATTACTCATCCTAGAAGATCGCCCGGAAACCGGAACTCCAATCAATAAGGTGCTAACCGACAGCGACACAGTATTCAATTTAGAGGTAACTCCAAATCGTCCGGATTGCCTTTCGCATATCGGTATTGCACGTGAACTCGCTGCTTGGTATCGTCGAGATATAAAGTATCCAGAGGTTAACGACATCCCTGCGGAATCGGACCGAGTCTCCGGAGCGGATGTTTTCCAAGGTGTCGAAGTTTCCGCCGAAGAGGATTGCCCGCTCTATCTGGCTAGCGTGATCAAAGGTGTAAAGATTGGCCCTAGCCCGAAATGGCTGCAAGAGGCTCTTTCTTCGATTGGCCTTCGCCCGATTAACAATGTCGTAGACGTAACCAATTTCGTTCTACACGAATGTGGCAACCCGATGCATGCTTTCGACGCTCGCGATATCGCGGGTGGGAAGATCATAGTCCGCAACGCAGGCGAGGGTGAGGCAATGACTACATTGGATGGCGAAGAGCGAAAGCTCTCCAGCCGGATGCTTGTTATTTCCGATGAGGAAAAGGCTTTGGCTGTGGCTGGCGTTATGGGAGGGCAGAATTCCGAAGTGAAAAATGATACAACCGATCTGGTGCTAGAAGTCGCTTACTTCCGCCCAAGCACGATCCGTTGGGTATCCAAAAAGTTGGCACTCTCTACTGATAGCTCCTATCGCTTTGAGCGTGGAGTCGATCCGCTATCTCTCCGGTATGCTTCAGAACGCGCTATTTCCCTCATCTTGGAAACGGCAGGTGGCAAGCTTTGCACCAATGGCGTCAAAGTCGGAACCGAACCTGTTTCGGAAACAGAAATCAAAATCACGCCGGAGTGGGTACGCAAAAAGAGCGGCTTTGATATTAGCAATGAAGAGATCCGCGAGGCTTGGGAACTGCTAGATATGAAAGTATCGGTCGATAGCGAAGGTGAGTGGACTGTATCTGTTCCTAGCTATCGCGGCGACTTGTTCCGTCCGGTAGACCTTCTTGAGGAAGTTCTCCGAATCTACGGAACTGATAAGATTCCGGGGGGTGCAGTAAGAGCGACTGCCACGACTGCGAGCGACAGCCCGATCACTCAGTTCAATCGTAAATGCTCGTCATACTTAATTGGTCAAAACTTCGCTGAAACGGTAACATATACTTTGCGGTCTGCGGAAGAGCAGCGCCGCTGGGCGGGGCATGTTTCGGCCGAAGAATTGGCGTTGCTAAATCCGATTAGCGAGGATCAAACCCAATTGCGTCACAGCTTGCTTCCGGGCATGTTGGAGGTTCTTCATTTGAACCAGTCTCGCAAGACTGGCGCGAACCGTTTCTTCGAAACAGGCCGCGTTTTCCGCGAGCTCAATGGTAAGATCGTTGAGATGGTTGCGGTCGCATTTTTAGAATGCAACGCCGGTACGGAACGGACTTGGAAAGAAAAGTCCTACGACGATTTCTATGCAGCAAAAGAGCGAGTCAAGACGCTCGCGTCTTACGCAGGGATCGATCTGGGGAAATTCAAGATTCGCGAAGTGAGCGAAAATGAAGGTGCTTGGCAGGAAGGGCACAGTGCAGCCTACGAAGAGCCGAAGGCCGGCTTTTTCGTTCGCGTCGGATTGATGAGCCTTCCTCGTATCAAGGAAATGGATATTCAAGGAGAAGTCTTTGGAGGTATATTCTGTTATCTTCCCGAGAGACTTCGCGAGCCAAAGCGAATCAAGTTCAAGCCGTTTAGCTTGTTCCCGGCTTCCAGTCGTGACTTGGCGATCGTAGTCGACCAAAGCGAGCCGGCGGAAGAAGTTGTACGTACCTTGAACAAAATCGCTTCTAAGGCGGCAAAGGGCTTCGAAGTGGAGAACGTATCTGCGTTTGATATTTACGAAGGGACAGGAGTTCCTGAAGGCAAAAAGAGTATCGCGATATCTATGAGCTTCCGCGCTCTCGACCGTACGCTCAAGGACAAGGAAGTGAACAAGGCTTTCGAAACAATCCAGAGCAATGTTCGCGAGAAATCTCCCTACAGCATACGCGATTAATCAACTAGAGATATGTCTGAGAAAACGCACATCGATATCGACTACACTGCCAAACTAGCACGTATCAATTTGACGGATGCGGAGAAGGAAAAACTTTCTCAGCAGCTGGACTCGATAATTGGATACGTAGAAAAGCTCGAGGAACTGGATACTGAGGGGGTTGAACCTACGGCTCACCCTTACCCGGTTTACAATGTCTGGCAGGAAGACGAAGTGAAGGGAGAGCTCCCAGTTGAGGAAGCTCTCAAGAATGCGCCAGCCCAGAGGGAGAACATGATTGTTGTTCCTAAGGTGGTGGATTGATCGCCAACAAGCCTAGTTACAAAACAGAGAACTTACGGTGTCTGAAGAATTGCATTACAAGTCGGCTAGCGAGTTATCGCAGATGCTCGCCAACAAAGAATTGTCGTCGGTTGAGTTGACGAAGGCCACCATTGCCCGTGTCAAGGCAGTGGAGGAAAAGGTCGGAGCGTTCAACTCCTTTGACGAGTCTGACGCTCTGGCTCAAGCGGAGGCGTCCGATGCTAGGCGCTCTGCGGGAAAGAGCTTCGGACCGCTCGACGGTATTCCGGTAGGGATAAAGGACAATCTGGCGGTTAATGGGCAGCCTTTGACCTGCTCGAGTAAGATGCTTGAGAACTTTGTTTCTCCTTACGATGCGACCTGTATCGAGAAATTGAAGTCGCAAGGCGCCGTTTTGTGGGGACGTCTAAACCTCGACGAATATGCGATGGGTTCTTCCACCGAGAATTCGGCTTTTAAGACAACTTCGAATCCTTGGGATTTGGAACGAATTCCGGGTGGAAGCTCGGGAGGATCGGCAGCCGCGATCGCTGCGGGGCAGGCTGTCTTGGCTCTCGGCAGTGACACAGGAGGCTCTATTCGCCAGCCGGCTTCCCACTGTGGAATCGTAGGCGTGAAGCCCACGTATGGCAGTGTATCACGCTACGGACTCGCTGCATTTGCTTCCTCCTTGGACCAAGTCGGCCCCATGGCTCGAAGCGTGAAAGACGCCGCGATGCTGTTGCAGGCTATTTCAGGCCATGACGAACGGGACTCCACTTCCTACCGTTTCGAGCAACCGGATCTCTTGGCCGCAATTGAGTCTAACTCGGGACGGAAGTGGACACTGGGTTTGCCGAAGGAGTATTTTGCGAATGCGGAGAATACGCCGGCCATGGAACCGATCCTCAAAGCGATTGACTTCTACCGGAGTCTTGGTTGCGAGATCAAGGAAGTCTCTTTGCCGCACACTGACTATGCAGTGGCGACCTACTACATCGTGGCGACTGCGGAAGCGTCCTCTAATCTCGCTCGCTACGATGGTATCCGTTACACGCATCGGGCTGAGAAATTTGACGCTAAGGACTCGGTCGATATCTACTGTCAATCGCGAGCCGAAGGATTCGGTGAAGAAGTTAAACGCCGAATCATTCTCGGCACCTACGTTCTCAGCAGCGGTTACTATGATGCCTACTACCTGAAGGCTCAGAAGGTGCGCACGCTGATTCGTCGGGATTTCGAAAACGCATTTAAGGAGGTCGACGCTTTGCTGACTCCGACTTCTCCATCTCCTGCTTTCAAGAAGGGCGAGAAGGCCAGCGATCCGCTTTCGATGTATTTGAGTGACATATACACGATCTCGGCGAATTTGGCGGGCATTCCAGGAATGTCATTACCATGCGGATACAGCGATGGGTTGCCGGTCGGTCTGCAGATCCTAGGTAAGCCTTTCAAGGAAGACGAAATGCTTTCGATCGCGAACCAGTTCGAAGCGGCGCACGATTTCAAGGATCAACACCCCAGCCTTTAAGTTTCACATGGAATACGAAGCAGTAATCGGTCTCGAAGTACACGTACAGATAAAGGCCAAATCCAAGATCTTCTCTCGAGTCCAAGCAGGATACGGACATGAGCCTAACAAACTTGTCGACCCGGTTGTGATGGGCCTGCCAGGAGCTTTGCCCGTCATGAACAAAGCGGCGCTCGACGGTATCATCAAGGCTGGCTTGGCGTTGAATTGCACGATTCCCGAAACGTGTAAGTGGGACCGAAAGAACTATTTTTATCCCGATAGTCCCAACAACTATCAGATAACCCAATACGATCAACCGATCTGCGATGGAGGTTATGTGGAAATCGAGCTTCCTGGAGAAACGCGGGCCGTCATGGGCGAGCACAAAAAAATCAAGCTCACCCGTATCCACCTCGAAAACGATGTTGGTAAGCTAAACCATTTTTCCGAAGACAGTTTAGTTGATTACAACCGAGCCTTCACGTCTCTGATGGAAATCGTCAGTGAGCCAGATATGAGTTCAGGCGAGGAAGCCTTCGCGTTCCTGACCGCAATTCGTCAGACCATGATCTATTGCGGCATCTCTGATTGCGATATGGAGAAGGGGCAGATGCGTGCCGACGCCAACATCTCGGTACGGCCCGTGGGGCAAAAGGAGCTGGGTCAGAAAATCGAACTCAAGAACTTGAACAGTATTACCGGGGTCAAAAATGGCATCGAGTACGAAATCAAACGCCAGACACGTGAGCTGAAAAAGGGCAACGCCATCAAGCAAGCTACTTGGCGTTGGAATGCGGATCTGAACCAGACGGAGATGATGCGAGAGAAGGAGGATGCTCATGACTATCGCTATTTCCCTGATCCGGATCTGATGCCGGTGAAGATTGACGACGAATGGAAAAGCCGGCTTCAGTCGGAAATCCCTGAATTGCCGTGGGACAAGCAGCGTCGTTTTATGGAAGAGTACGGGCTGCCGTATTCTATCACTGCCGTTTTGGTACCCGATCGCGCTTTGAGCGAATGGTTCGAAGCCGCAGCCAAGCAGGCTCCTAAGCTGGCGCAGGCTATTGGGAATTTGGTGGCCAACGACCTATTGCGGGAATTGAGCGAAACTGGTGAGTCTTTGGCGGATTGTAAGATCACCCCGGATTCCTTGCTCGGCTTGGTGCAGGTGGTAGAGAAGGGGACCATTCCCAAGAACGTGGCCAACAAAGATGTTTTCCCAGAGATGTTCAAGACTGGGGAAACGGCGGAGCAGGTAATCGAGAGGAAGGGATTGAAACCAGATTTTGATGAAGGTCAGGTTCGGGTCTGGTGCCAAGAGGCTATCGACGAGAACCCGAAGCCGGTCCAGAATTACAAGGACGGTAATGAAAAGGCCCTCAACGCATTGCTAGGCCCTGTTATGAAAAAGAGTCGTGGCAAAGCTAATCCGCAGTTGGTTAACAAACTGATCCGCGAGTTGATTTCCTAACTGCTTTAACTGTGAGAAAAGCAAAGCCAACCACTGTGAGGTGGTTGGCTTGAGGCATTTTGCTAGGTTGAATTCTAGCTATGCTTGGAATTTTGATGTCTGGCAGTAATCAACAGGGCCAAGGTTGCGGCGCCGATTAAACTATAGAACGATGGAGAGAAGTCGGCAACTGGACTGAGGGAAGCTTCTGATTCGGAAGCTTGGATCAGGGCAGTCGCTTCGCTTTTGACTGTCCTCAGCTCGTTGTTCGAGATTTCAGCGCAAACAACAGATGCTGTGATGAAACAGACGGTTGTTGCGAGGAGTGGTTTCATAAGCGGTTGACTGACTATACCCAGAACAACCGGAGTTTACCGTTTTTTCAATTTAAAGGGGCGAGCCAGGCAGACAACCCGACGGATGCCTAGAAGATATTCATCCATACCCCTACGACTACCGAGGCGATTCTACTCGAGGCGAAGGATTTCGATGGCTATGACCAGCGTTCAGGCGTTTTGACGTTCAGGGAATCAGCGTCATTTCGCTGATTAGGCGGTCTACACGGATCCAGTTTTGATCGACGTCGTCTTTTTCTCCGACTGCGGTAATCACCAGTAGTTTGCCTTCGATGAAACTGAAGATTTCTCGTCGCTTGAGGATTCGTCCCCCGGATTTTATTTCGTAGGCTATCTGCCGAAAGGTTTTGCCGAAAACATAGGGCGT containing:
- the gatA gene encoding Asp-tRNA(Asn)/Glu-tRNA(Gln) amidotransferase subunit GatA; protein product: MSEELHYKSASELSQMLANKELSSVELTKATIARVKAVEEKVGAFNSFDESDALAQAEASDARRSAGKSFGPLDGIPVGIKDNLAVNGQPLTCSSKMLENFVSPYDATCIEKLKSQGAVLWGRLNLDEYAMGSSTENSAFKTTSNPWDLERIPGGSSGGSAAAIAAGQAVLALGSDTGGSIRQPASHCGIVGVKPTYGSVSRYGLAAFASSLDQVGPMARSVKDAAMLLQAISGHDERDSTSYRFEQPDLLAAIESNSGRKWTLGLPKEYFANAENTPAMEPILKAIDFYRSLGCEIKEVSLPHTDYAVATYYIVATAEASSNLARYDGIRYTHRAEKFDAKDSVDIYCQSRAEGFGEEVKRRIILGTYVLSSGYYDAYYLKAQKVRTLIRRDFENAFKEVDALLTPTSPSPAFKKGEKASDPLSMYLSDIYTISANLAGIPGMSLPCGYSDGLPVGLQILGKPFKEDEMLSIANQFEAAHDFKDQHPSL
- the gatB gene encoding Asp-tRNA(Asn)/Glu-tRNA(Gln) amidotransferase subunit GatB, with product MEYEAVIGLEVHVQIKAKSKIFSRVQAGYGHEPNKLVDPVVMGLPGALPVMNKAALDGIIKAGLALNCTIPETCKWDRKNYFYPDSPNNYQITQYDQPICDGGYVEIELPGETRAVMGEHKKIKLTRIHLENDVGKLNHFSEDSLVDYNRAFTSLMEIVSEPDMSSGEEAFAFLTAIRQTMIYCGISDCDMEKGQMRADANISVRPVGQKELGQKIELKNLNSITGVKNGIEYEIKRQTRELKKGNAIKQATWRWNADLNQTEMMREKEDAHDYRYFPDPDLMPVKIDDEWKSRLQSEIPELPWDKQRRFMEEYGLPYSITAVLVPDRALSEWFEAAAKQAPKLAQAIGNLVANDLLRELSETGESLADCKITPDSLLGLVQVVEKGTIPKNVANKDVFPEMFKTGETAEQVIERKGLKPDFDEGQVRVWCQEAIDENPKPVQNYKDGNEKALNALLGPVMKKSRGKANPQLVNKLIRELIS
- the gatC gene encoding Asp-tRNA(Asn)/Glu-tRNA(Gln) amidotransferase subunit GatC, whose protein sequence is MSEKTHIDIDYTAKLARINLTDAEKEKLSQQLDSIIGYVEKLEELDTEGVEPTAHPYPVYNVWQEDEVKGELPVEEALKNAPAQRENMIVVPKVVD
- the pheT gene encoding phenylalanine--tRNA ligase subunit beta; the protein is MKVSLKWLKRYVDLDETPEELAASLTLLGFEVDDMETTGVPQLENVVVGEVLQRDQHPDADKLGVCRVDCGPEAGEKSIVCGASNYKVGDRVVVALPGAELPGGFKIKPSKLRGVPSDGMMCGASEIGAGNDNSGLLILEDRPETGTPINKVLTDSDTVFNLEVTPNRPDCLSHIGIARELAAWYRRDIKYPEVNDIPAESDRVSGADVFQGVEVSAEEDCPLYLASVIKGVKIGPSPKWLQEALSSIGLRPINNVVDVTNFVLHECGNPMHAFDARDIAGGKIIVRNAGEGEAMTTLDGEERKLSSRMLVISDEEKALAVAGVMGGQNSEVKNDTTDLVLEVAYFRPSTIRWVSKKLALSTDSSYRFERGVDPLSLRYASERAISLILETAGGKLCTNGVKVGTEPVSETEIKITPEWVRKKSGFDISNEEIREAWELLDMKVSVDSEGEWTVSVPSYRGDLFRPVDLLEEVLRIYGTDKIPGGAVRATATTASDSPITQFNRKCSSYLIGQNFAETVTYTLRSAEEQRRWAGHVSAEELALLNPISEDQTQLRHSLLPGMLEVLHLNQSRKTGANRFFETGRVFRELNGKIVEMVAVAFLECNAGTERTWKEKSYDDFYAAKERVKTLASYAGIDLGKFKIREVSENEGAWQEGHSAAYEEPKAGFFVRVGLMSLPRIKEMDIQGEVFGGIFCYLPERLREPKRIKFKPFSLFPASSRDLAIVVDQSEPAEEVVRTLNKIASKAAKGFEVENVSAFDIYEGTGVPEGKKSIAISMSFRALDRTLKDKEVNKAFETIQSNVREKSPYSIRD
- the pheS gene encoding phenylalanine--tRNA ligase subunit alpha, which translates into the protein MEDELKNIVESAQQKVAAVTSRANFESVKAEITGPNGALTKVMKGMGAVPKEDRPTFGKLINQAKTKIQGFYDEALAGIEQAELAARIGPAIDPSLPSPNAALGSQHPLTKVREEICSIFKQIGFTVTEGTEVETEYFCFDALNTPADHPARDLQDTFYLPNDAQFGNVSKKADERYLLRTHTSSVQIRTMLKEKPPLRIISPGRCFRRDTVDATHSANFHQIEGLFIDEDVTVRDLKAILDYFFERLLGKGTKTRFRPHFFPYTEPSFEVDFSSSHLAKLGSDWVEIAGCGMVEPAVLDSVGIDQEKYSGFAFGMGIERIAMILYGIDDIRYFYQNDARFLSQFA